TTCCATCAGGATGTAGTGTTTCTCCTCCATCTCTGAATACAGAAGACGGATTTTTCctctgatgggctgctgaatctgATGAAGCTAAAGTGCCAAATATTGAGCTCGTAAGAGCCTCATCATTTTCAGGGTCCTCATCCACATTTCTGTGTTTATTGGGAAGTTTCAACTCCTTGAGACGAAAACTGAAAGCTTTACCCATTTTGTTGCCATCTTTGTGCTCCTTATCCTCCTTCTTGAACTCCTTTGTTGGTGATTTCTCCTTATCTTCTTTCCTAAACTCCTTTGTCAATGCCTCAGAAAGCAACCGCTTCAACTCTTTGATGTTCTCAAAAGCAGCAGCATCATTAATCCTAAGGTGTTCATTTTCTCGGGTAAGGAAATTCAAGGCATCCTCCTTTTCGGCCAGGCTATCCTTAAGTTGGGAATTTTCAGCCTTAGCAATCCCTGCAGCTTCTTTTGCAACATTGGCTTCATTTAAGGCCTGTTTAAGTATGTCACGCAACTTCTGATTTTCTTCCTTTGAGGCCATAGCCTTTCTCTCGGCTGCTGTAAGCAACTCAAGCAGTCTACTTGTCTCTCCTTGTTCAGCAAACCTCTCCTCTTCAGCTTTTTTTATACAATCAACAAAGCCAGTTTCTTTCTCATTCCATGCCAAGAGCGACTCTTCAGCCTCTAGTCTCAACCTTTCTGCTGTATTCTTATACCGTTCAGCTTCTTTCTTTGCTTCATCCAAGAGTTCTTTGTACATCTCCTCCTTGCTCTTTAACATCACCTTCAAATTCTCTCCCTCATCTTTTATGCAGTCTAGCTCTGCTTGGCTTACACTGAGTTTCTCCTTCGCCTGGCTAGCTTCTGTTGCCACTTCCTTTAGTGCTAGTGCTAAATCATCCATTGCCTTCTTCCCATTCTCTTCCGCCTCTGTTACCAACTTCAGTTCATTTTTAAGCATCTCCATTTCCTCCCTCAGTGTCTTCACCTTCAAGGAATCCATTTTCTCACCCTCCAATTTCTTCATTCTCTCATGAAGAGAAGCAATCTCAAGCTTTGCCTCTTCAAGCAAAATCTTGGTTTGCTCAAGCTGCTTTGTCTGCACAACCAATGAATCAAACGTTTTTGAATTCAGCTCCTcccctttttttatttcctcCTCCAATTCCTGAATTCTAATATTTCTGTCAGACAATAAGGCAATCACGTTAGCCTCAGAAACTTTCACACTACTCAACTCCCCTTTCAACTTGCCCAATAAGGCATCTCTCTCTGCCAGTTTAAGCTCCAATTTTTTTGCCTTCTCTAGTTCAAGTTTCAAAGGGAtcatattattttctttgatgtTCAATTCCTGGCTTGCAATCGACAATGCATCCTTTACTGAATTCAGCTCCATTTGCATCTCTCTGACCTTCTGCCTCATGTTGGCCTCCCCAGCCACCTTTTTCATCTCTTTCACCTCATCAAGTGCTCGATCCCTTTCTTTCTCGGTTACATATAATTGGTCCTTCGTCTTCTTCAGCTCCTCCTCAAGATGTCCCGTATGCTGCTGCATCTTCGTAACAACGAACAATTCTTTTCTACACAACAATTAACATAAAACCAATCAATCATATGTCTAATCAAAATCCAATCTTAGACAAGAATTCAATTAATCAAGTTCCTCAAAACCAGTGATCATCTAATTGATACAAGAATTCATAAAATCATATTATAAATCAAATTGAAAGtcaccaaaataaataaatacctcGGGCAGATTGGCAACCTCCACAGGCTTTTGGATACGCTCGAAGTCGAGAGACTTTGGATTAATTTCCGATGTTTAGAGTTTCATTTGACATGTTTTGATTCATGGATGGTCTTGGCTACAGCTAAAGAAGAATTCTtctgagaaaaaagaaaatacccaGATCTAGAAACCAAGAATATGTGACAGATTTGATGCGAAATGCATAAAAGAAAGGGTAACTAAGCAACGAAAGCgtgaaggaaagaaaaaatagatagaACCCACCAAAGCTAGCTAAAGCATAAGAAAAAACTATCAAGACAGAGACAATTAGACAAACATATGCAACACAAAAGCATGAAATCTCCTTGAAAGATTCAGCTAAGAGAATGGACCGAATCAAAGTATGTAGCTTTGAAGGCAACAAGCATTTTGAATTGGTGAtgcttttatttgtattttctatatatatatatatatgtgtgtgtgagagagagagagagagagagtggtcaCGGAGAAAAATCCGAAGTTGGCGGGTGTTCCACTAAAGAAACCGACGGCTTGAATGTTTGACGTAGCGGCAAATATGAGAAAGTTAGAGGTGGGTACTTCGAAATTCGAAGAGACTAGTTTGGCGAATGTTGGACCGAACCTTCGGAATGTCCGCAGGTTGTTTCTCATTGGGTGTGCTTCAGCCGGCTGACGTGGTCTTAGGATACTGTTCCAACAAATACCAACTAAAAAAGGTTCATCTTGTTATTAGTTTATTCGATTAATGCATTAAAATTCGGATAACGCCTATAGGAGTATTGCAAGACTCACCTGCTCCTTAACAGATGGATTTTGCATCTTAGATTGTTTGGAATAAGTAAGTTTTGCGTTATTCAAACAACTTAATAACAGAAGATCTCAATCTCATAAATTCACAATAAGAGTAGGCTTAACCTTTAAAGTTGATCAAGAGACATTTTCTTGAATTGAGATTCTCTTTTATTAGTCTATTTAAATTTCCGTAAGAGATGAAAATTGAGAAACCCACTTATCCGAGCAGATAAATACCTTATTCAAGGCTGTCGGGAACGGATAAACCTTGTAACTCCTCTCTTAGACTTTCCAAATTTCGCCTAAAACCAGGATATACTCGTCACTTTCTCTCATGCCAAGCATTACTAATTTTCTCTACATCTTTGATTAGTTCTACGAGTGACGAAAGCATCACCTACTCGTCATAGTTTGTTGGAAGGTTCGCCAAGGTCGGCTCTTGACACCTTTCTCAAAACTCGAACTATATTTTAACAACAAAAATAGaacagaataaaataaaaagttgttgATGCGTGCATAACAAGTAGCAAATTAGCTTTGTacagaataaagaaagaaagaaagaaagaaagtagcaAATTAGCCAAGGAAAGGATATAACTCGACCTTGGTCACTACTGTTCATGGAGATGTAAGGCCAACCAAATGTTGTACTGCCCAATCTTCTTACTTCCTGTCAATTGGGACATGCAATTGAGGGATGCTTCCGATGGGGGCTCGCATGTCCGACTGTTTGAACACTTGTTCGAGCAAGTAAGTTTTacaaaaaaaactctcaaaattacggttaaacaaattaaaattcagaCAGAAAATTACAACGAATCTCAATCCGAATGCAAACCAGCATGCAACTGGTTCTCATATAGAGGTGGCATTATCAATATTATGGACTCACTGCATTCTTCCATAGCAAGTTATTCTAACTCATGGTCCCAAAAAGTGATACACTAAAGTTGTTCCTCTTCCAAATTATTCTATGTAACATGTGCTCTTAGCCTCTGATACGGAAATAAATGACCAAGATCCATTCAATTAAACGCCCATAAAATCTTGAGATTATTGCCCATTAGACAACTATTACAAAGTTGTGCCCATTATGAGGccgaaaaatcaaaaaagaccATCTCCAAAATCCCGAAAAATCCGGGAGTATTAGCCAGGATACACCTCCAAAATTATGTAAGAAGGGTAAAAGAAACTCTAATGATGTAGAGTATAATAAACCCCCAAAAATTATGTTGAGGATATTTTAAAGGTGTTCAAACTTAATCATTGGAGGCTCTCCGCCGGGATCACTCTGGTagtcttttcaattttgcctATGCCTATCGATCAGGGCTGGCTTAATAGATTTTGAGGCCTAAGGCGACAAACTTAGGTGGgaccttttttatatttaaatttttatttaaataattttaattttaaataattctttttgctttttgcctttaattttttttccaaacaatttgCAAAATTCATATTTGTTTGGAAACATTTAATTTCAACAGGtgtcatattttgtgttgagttacATATAGTTTCAAttctttgaatttatttttttactgtaATTGAGGCCTAAATTAAAAAAGCACTAActttttttgtcataatattatttttgaccATATATAATTGGGGCCAAAATTAAAGAACAttgactaactttttttttatcataaatagggcttaattgtttttcttttttctttttatatataaaatgaaactTAATTATACTATCTGTATTTGGGGCCTTACTTAATTGGAGGCATTAGACGATTACCTAATTTGCTTAGGCATTGAGCTAGCACTTCTATCGGCTAGCCTAATTGGGCAAAAATCCGCATCAATGTGCTCCTTAGTTCTTGATTTGAAGCACTCCCTCCCTC
The Alnus glutinosa chromosome 14, dhAlnGlut1.1, whole genome shotgun sequence genome window above contains:
- the LOC133858175 gene encoding WEB family protein At4g27595, chloroplastic: MQQHTGHLEEELKKTKDQLYVTEKERDRALDEVKEMKKVAGEANMRQKVREMQMELNSVKDALSIASQELNIKENNMIPLKLELEKAKKLELKLAERDALLGKLKGELSSVKVSEANVIALLSDRNIRIQELEEEIKKGEELNSKTFDSLVVQTKQLEQTKILLEEAKLEIASLHERMKKLEGEKMDSLKVKTLREEMEMLKNELKLVTEAEENGKKAMDDLALALKEVATEASQAKEKLSVSQAELDCIKDEGENLKVMLKSKEEMYKELLDEAKKEAERYKNTAERLRLEAEESLLAWNEKETGFVDCIKKAEEERFAEQGETSRLLELLTAAERKAMASKEENQKLRDILKQALNEANVAKEAAGIAKAENSQLKDSLAEKEDALNFLTRENEHLRINDAAAFENIKELKRLLSEALTKEFRKEDKEKSPTKEFKKEDKEHKDGNKMGKAFSFRLKELKLPNKHRNVDEDPENDEALTSSIFGTLASSDSAAHQRKNPSSVFRDGGETLHPDGTHFDDPDNDKGSRKKRALLRRFGDLIRRSHLQRKEPLI